From one Cyanobacterium stanieri PCC 7202 genomic stretch:
- a CDS encoding chorismate synthase (PFAM: Chorismate synthase~TIGRFAM: chorismate synthase~COGs: COG0082 Chorismate synthase~InterPro IPR000453:IPR020541~KEGG: cyc:PCC7424_2355 chorismate synthase~PFAM: chorismate synthase~PRIAM: Chorismate synthase~SPTR: Chorismate synthase;~TIGRFAM: chorismate synthase) has translation MSSIFGELFRISTFGESHGGGVGVVIDGCPPRIEISAEEIQEDLNRRKPGQSKITTPRKESDLCEIISGVFEGKTLGTPIAILVRNKDARSQDYDEMAVKYRPSHADATYDAKYGIRNWQGGGRSSARETIGRVAAGAIAKKILKQVAGVEIIAYVKSIKDIEATNINQDTVTLEQVESNIVRCPDSAIAEKMIDLIDQIRKEKDSLGGTLECVVRNVPRGLGEPVFDKLEADLAKAIMSLPATKGFEIGSGFAGTTLTGSQHNDEFYLDDNGIPRTVTNRSGGIQGGISNGENIVLRAAFKPTATIGKEQKTVSKEGEETTLAAKGRHDPCVLPRAVPMVEAMVALVLCDHLLRHHAQCNLIEN, from the coding sequence ATGAGCAGTATCTTTGGTGAATTATTTAGAATCTCCACTTTTGGGGAATCCCATGGGGGCGGAGTTGGCGTAGTAATTGATGGTTGCCCCCCTCGTATCGAAATTAGCGCCGAAGAAATACAAGAAGATTTGAACCGTAGAAAACCCGGACAGAGTAAGATTACCACCCCCCGCAAAGAGTCTGACTTGTGCGAAATTATTTCGGGGGTGTTTGAGGGTAAAACTCTCGGTACTCCCATCGCCATTTTGGTCAGAAATAAGGATGCGAGATCTCAAGATTATGATGAAATGGCTGTAAAATATCGTCCTTCCCATGCTGATGCCACCTATGACGCAAAGTATGGTATTCGTAACTGGCAAGGTGGGGGGCGATCTTCTGCTCGGGAAACCATTGGTAGAGTAGCCGCAGGGGCGATCGCCAAGAAAATCCTCAAACAAGTGGCAGGGGTAGAAATTATCGCCTATGTCAAAAGTATCAAAGACATAGAAGCCACCAACATCAACCAAGATACCGTCACCCTCGAACAAGTAGAAAGTAATATTGTTCGCTGTCCCGACAGTGCGATCGCCGAAAAAATGATCGACCTCATCGACCAAATTCGTAAAGAAAAAGACTCCCTCGGCGGTACCCTCGAATGTGTCGTTAGAAACGTTCCCAGAGGCCTAGGAGAGCCAGTCTTTGACAAACTAGAAGCCGACCTCGCCAAAGCTATTATGTCCCTCCCTGCCACCAAAGGCTTTGAAATTGGTTCAGGATTTGCAGGAACCACCCTCACAGGAAGCCAACACAACGACGAATTTTACCTAGACGACAATGGCATCCCCCGCACCGTTACCAATCGCTCAGGAGGCATCCAAGGAGGCATCAGCAACGGCGAAAACATCGTCCTCAGAGCCGCCTTCAAACCCACCGCCACCATCGGCAAAGAACAAAAAACCGTCAGTAAAGAAGGAGAAGAAACCACCCTCGCCGCCAAAGGAAGACATGATCCCTGTGTATTACCTAGGGCTGTACCCATGGTAGAGGCAATGGTTGCCCTCGTATTATGTGATCATCTCCTCCGTCATCATGCTCAATGCAATTTAATTGAGAATTGA
- a CDS encoding Ureidoglycolate lyase (PFAM: Domain of unknown function (DUF2437); Fumarylacetoacetate (FAA) hydrolase family~COGs: COG0179 2-keto-4-pentenoate hydratase/2-oxohepta-3-ene-1 7-dioic acid hydratase (catechol pathway)~InterPro IPR002529~KEGG: ava:Ava_2073 fumarylacetoacetate (FAA) hydrolase~PFAM: fumarylacetoacetate (FAA) hydrolase~PRIAM: Ureidoglycolate lyase~SPTR: Fumarylacetoacetate (FAA) hydrolase) has translation MAQRYVRVKTKKGQTYYGKLQLDRSVQVLDAPPWLDGSETDLVLDVDEYQLLSPCAPSKIVAVGKNYASHAAEMDSEVPKEPLIFLKPPSSIIAHEQAIYYPKQSQRVDFEGELALVIGDRTKDCTVEEAKNKIWGYTIANDITARDLQKKDGQWTRAKGFDTFCPLGPWIVRELTSGARLETIINEEEKPKQSALLEDMVFSPAEIVAYVSQIMTLLPGDVILTGTPEGIAPMQIGDTVSVEIESIGVLTNIIEAIPD, from the coding sequence ATGGCACAGCGTTATGTAAGGGTTAAAACCAAAAAAGGACAAACGTATTACGGAAAGTTACAACTTGACCGTAGCGTTCAGGTTTTGGATGCTCCACCATGGCTAGATGGTAGTGAAACGGATTTAGTTTTAGATGTGGATGAGTATCAATTATTATCCCCTTGTGCGCCTTCTAAGATTGTTGCCGTGGGCAAAAATTATGCTTCCCATGCCGCCGAGATGGATTCAGAAGTTCCCAAGGAACCTCTTATTTTTTTGAAACCTCCTTCTTCGATTATTGCCCATGAACAAGCGATTTATTATCCAAAACAGTCTCAAAGGGTTGATTTTGAAGGAGAACTGGCTTTGGTAATAGGCGATCGCACCAAAGACTGTACCGTAGAAGAAGCGAAAAACAAAATTTGGGGTTATACCATTGCCAACGATATAACTGCCAGAGATTTACAAAAAAAGGATGGGCAATGGACAAGAGCCAAGGGATTTGATACATTTTGCCCCCTAGGGCCTTGGATTGTGCGAGAATTAACTTCAGGTGCGAGATTAGAAACCATTATTAACGAAGAAGAAAAACCAAAACAGTCAGCCCTACTAGAGGACATGGTTTTTTCCCCTGCCGAAATCGTCGCCTACGTATCCCAAATCATGACCCTTTTACCTGGAGATGTGATCCTCACAGGTACCCCCGAAGGCATTGCCCCTATGCAAATAGGAGATACTGTTAGTGTAGAAATTGAAAGTATAGGAGTATTGACTAATATTATTGAAGCCATCCCCGACTGA
- a CDS encoding protein of unknown function DUF752 (PFAM: Protein of unknown function (DUF752)~COGs: COG4121 conserved hypothetical protein~InterPro IPR008471~KEGG: cyt:cce_2868 hypothetical protein~PFAM: protein of unknown function DUF752~SPTR: Putative uncharacterized protein) has product MQTLETRLTEDGSKTFYSPTFKETFHSKYGAKQESEITYIKGCNINAKLAEKKHLKIIDLCYGLGYNTASLLETYTKNTHNCSLEIVALELDISVPQQAINNNLLSLWSEDIKEYLRILSSRQKIDQNNLTIELLIGDAREKIKLLLERQFKADAIFFDPFSPPKCPQLWTVDFFELVVQCLADDGILATYSCSAAVRNAMQLVGFKIGRNFTVGKRTPGTLATKGNICLQPLSLMELEHLQTRAAIPYRDPTLTDTAEVIIERREKEQSSSWLESTSQWKKRWLQSMRSS; this is encoded by the coding sequence ATGCAAACATTAGAAACGAGATTAACCGAAGATGGTTCAAAAACTTTTTATTCCCCTACATTTAAGGAAACATTCCATAGTAAATATGGAGCAAAACAAGAATCAGAAATTACCTACATTAAAGGATGTAATATTAATGCCAAATTAGCAGAAAAAAAACATCTTAAAATTATTGATCTATGTTATGGATTAGGTTATAATACAGCCTCTCTTTTAGAAACTTATACAAAAAATACTCATAATTGTTCTTTGGAAATAGTTGCCCTAGAACTAGACATTAGTGTTCCTCAACAGGCGATAAACAATAATTTACTTTCCCTTTGGTCTGAAGATATAAAAGAATATTTACGCATCCTAAGTTCGAGGCAAAAAATAGATCAAAATAATCTTACAATAGAATTATTAATAGGTGATGCACGAGAAAAAATAAAACTATTATTAGAGCGTCAATTTAAAGCCGATGCTATTTTCTTTGATCCTTTTTCTCCTCCTAAATGTCCTCAGTTATGGACAGTGGATTTTTTTGAATTAGTTGTCCAATGTTTAGCCGATGATGGAATTCTCGCCACTTACTCTTGTTCCGCAGCCGTCAGAAATGCCATGCAGTTAGTGGGTTTTAAAATAGGGCGTAATTTTACCGTAGGAAAACGAACCCCCGGCACCCTCGCCACCAAGGGAAATATCTGCCTACAACCTTTGTCATTAATGGAGTTAGAACATTTACAAACCCGTGCCGCCATTCCCTATCGAGATCCTACCCTAACTGATACTGCCGAGGTGATTATTGAGCGCAGGGAAAAAGAACAATCATCATCATGGCTCGAGTCCACTAGCCAATGGAAAAAAAGATGGTTACAATCGATGAGATCATCTTAA
- a CDS encoding response regulator receiver modulated serine phosphatase (PFAM: Response regulator receiver domain; Stage II sporulation protein E (SpoIIE)~COGs: COG2208 Serine phosphatase RsbU regulator of sigma subunit~InterPro IPR001789:IPR010822:IPR005829:IPR001932~KEGG: cyt:cce_3320 two-component response regulator~PFAM: Stage II sporulation protein E; response regulator receiver~SMART: response regulator receiver; protein phosphatase 2C domain protein~SPTR: Two-component response regulator), with protein MAHILIIDDDRTIQILLTRTLKKSGYEVTIAADGIIGLELAEKIKPALIISDWLMPRMGGLEVCRQVKQNPTLATTFFILITSRVSVDDRVQGLDAGADDFICKPIDLQELKARVRAGLRLHQLSQDLQRQKQLLESELSEAADYVSVILPESLHHEKINIDFRFIPSRQLGGDIFDYFFLDDENLVFYLLDVSGHGLSAALPSISMLNLLRYGNLGKVNYKEPNQVLFSLNNFFQMTNKNDKYLTIWYGIYNLTTNKLTFSSAGHPPGVYVYQDNSNTTKTIKLKTPGLPIGMFPNVNYDNNSYEIESPSTLYIFSDGIYEILGENQQMWGIDNFTSVLEEESDLDKILAQAKLHNNNDFFSDDLSIMQINFY; from the coding sequence ATGGCTCATATTCTCATCATAGACGATGACCGAACAATTCAAATCCTCCTCACCAGAACCCTAAAAAAAAGCGGTTACGAAGTAACCATTGCCGCCGATGGAATCATCGGATTAGAATTAGCCGAAAAAATAAAACCTGCCCTGATTATTTCCGATTGGCTAATGCCTCGCATGGGGGGATTAGAAGTATGCCGTCAGGTAAAACAAAACCCTACCCTTGCCACTACTTTTTTTATTCTCATCACCTCTAGGGTATCGGTTGATGATAGGGTTCAGGGATTGGATGCAGGCGCCGATGATTTCATCTGTAAACCCATCGATTTACAAGAATTAAAAGCTAGAGTTAGGGCAGGTTTGCGACTCCATCAACTCAGTCAAGATTTACAAAGACAAAAACAATTATTAGAAAGTGAATTATCCGAAGCCGCTGACTATGTCAGTGTTATATTGCCAGAATCCTTACATCACGAAAAAATCAACATCGATTTTCGTTTTATTCCCTCCCGTCAATTGGGAGGAGATATTTTCGATTACTTTTTCTTAGATGATGAAAATCTCGTTTTTTATTTATTAGATGTTTCTGGTCATGGTTTAAGTGCCGCTTTACCCTCTATTTCCATGCTCAATTTATTACGTTATGGTAACCTTGGAAAAGTTAATTATAAAGAACCCAATCAAGTTTTATTTAGTCTCAATAATTTTTTTCAAATGACTAATAAAAATGATAAATATTTAACAATTTGGTATGGAATTTATAACTTGACAACTAATAAATTAACTTTTTCTAGTGCAGGACATCCCCCAGGAGTTTACGTTTATCAAGATAACTCTAATACTACTAAAACCATTAAACTAAAAACTCCCGGTTTGCCCATCGGGATGTTTCCCAATGTGAATTATGATAATAATAGTTATGAAATAGAATCTCCTTCTACTCTATATATTTTTAGTGATGGAATTTACGAAATTTTGGGAGAAAATCAGCAAATGTGGGGCATTGATAATTTTACGTCTGTATTAGAAGAAGAATCTGATTTAGATAAAATTTTAGCTCAAGCTAAGTTACATAATAATAATGATTTTTTTTCAGATGATTTATCTATTATGCAAATTAATTTTTATTAA